TTTCTTGACCTCACCTTTTCACCATGAATCTCCTCGGTCGAGTGAGAAGCTATAAAATAAGAACACTCTAGTATTTTTACCAAAGTATCATACTTTTTAGTAAAATGAATAAGCGTACTTGGGTAAAGACTCTTTTCTTTCGATTTCTTCGACATATTACTCATCCTGTAGATTAAATATACCTAACAACTACTTACTCCCTCAACACTAAGAATAATTCAGTACTAACACCACCGCTCCCAGAATATCGAAACCAGAAAGAGATTTTTCAGTGACGACTATTTCGTTGTATCTGTCATTATCACTATTCAAGCGATACCCATCAGAAACTATCTGCACTCTCTTGTACAAATAACTGCTGCCCTTACGCATCACAAACACTTTACTTTCTTTAAGATGCTTTTGGCTTTGATCTATGACTAACACGCTACCAACCGTAAAAGTAGGTTCCATTACGTCAGTATCGACACGAAGTGCAGTTAGGTACTCAGTTTTAGTCAGGGAGAACGCGAAAATTTCAGCATCTATAAAAAGGAACTCATTGGTTTCATAAAAAGGAATTTTGCATACTCTTTCGTTGTAACTTTCATGTGCTGCTTTAATAGTTACATCCCGAAATTCCTTGCCCGTAGCCAACCATTCTACTGATACATTCCCAGCCTTAGCAAGCAGTACAAGATTCTCCAAGGTAGGGCTTGAAACTGCCTGAAGGTAGTTATGTACAGTACTGTACCCAATCCCAGCTCTCTTCGCGAACTCCCGTCCAGAACCAGAGGGAACAATCGATTTCAGTCTTTCACTGAACTGTACAATGCTCTCTTTCTTGTCAGCCATTTACACCCTGCTATCCGTTCAATTAAAGGAAAGAATGTTCCTTATTATGATTTGACTTATACCTTATAATGATCAATCATGTTCTCAATGTAAGTAACGAGTGGTCATTATGAGTATTCATAAACAATCAGGATGTCAGAAAAAGGTGCAAAATGCCAGTACTGAGAACTGGCATAGGGCCGATATACTTGCTGCTATCAAGAAAAAAGGAGGCACGCTTGCACAACTCTCAAGAGAAAATGGGTTACATGAGAGAACATTGTATAACGCTCTCGAAAGACATTGGCCTAAAGGAGAGCAAATTATTGCCGCTTATATCGATGTGGCAGTACATGTTATCTGGCCTGAACGTTATTAAATTTTGACGATAAAAGAGGATATATAGTGGCGAATTACTTTACGATTACATGCCCACATTGCGGCAGTACTACAACCGTTCAGACCGGAGTATCTAAAAATGGTACTGGAGTTGGTCAATGCCGGAATTGTTCAAAGAACATAAAAGTAACCGTTGACGGTAAAGGTAACGTGATAAAAATTAGTTGATGAATATTCAATTACGTTTATTCATTCAGAAATGATATGACTTAAAAGGGATCTACATGATTGGTTTAGTTGTCATTGTTATCTGTATTTTTATTTCAGTACTTTCCTATAAGAAGATTGCGAATAGTTGCCGTAACAAAGGCAGAGGTAATGTTAGGACTTTTTTGACTGCATTGATATCAAGTAGTTTGCTATTCATGCTCACAATGAGCATCGGCGTAGCCAGATTTTTCCCTTCTAATGTGGGGGGGGGAATTTCCGAGAACCCTGTTCAGGTAAAAAACACTACCTATAACCGTTCTAACGAAAAAAATAAGAACGTTTATATCTGCAATAAATTTGATGCCATTACCCAAACTCGCCAAGGTACAAAGCATAATTCTGGTTTCTATTCTGATGCTGCCACTCGCATCACATATACTATCACCGATAGCGTACTGACAACTCAACTATCCTCTCGTGAAGTTGAGAGTAGTACTGAAACAGCAAAATTCAATAAAATTGCAGATGATGGTTCAAGAAAATATGGGAATTCATCAAGTAATTTCTTTGTATATGTATTGAATGACAATACTATAAAAGTAATTATGATCGATTTTAATGCCAATATGACATTGACACAAACATGCTCAAAATAAAAAAGATCGCACGAAATGAAAAAATATTATTGCTCACTTTATTATTCAGTACTACAACTTTCGCCGCGTATAAGACATATGATGCACAAAAAGATAGCAAGTACTTAGATAAAGCAATTTCTGGAGTTTGTAAACCGGAACACCAGAGATATGATGATCTTAGTTTTGATTTCAAATCAGATATCAGTAGCATGAGTAAATCTGATAGTGATAAAACTGTTGCTACCCTTAAGGAGGCTGAGCGTAAACGCTGGTCATGTATAGAAAAAGAATTGAATAAAAAGAATATCACACTGAATTTAGAGAAATTATATAAAGAAAATAATCTATAAAAATCCATCAGAAACCAGTCGGTACTTTTAGTATTTCATATAGATATCAAAAGGATATATGGACGGCTATTTGCCATATGTCCTTTTTTTACCCCCTACCGCTATAACTGTTTGTTATAAAATAGGTATTTCCAGAAATTTTCAGTTATTACAGTGCTGTAATTGCCATTTTTTTCGATACTTTCGCAACAGTAGCCCTTGAGCAGCCGATTAAATCTTGTACTTTATTCCAACTTTTACCATCGGACAAAAGTTCAGCAATTCTGCGATGGAGTTCCTGATCTATCGGACGCCCCTTGTACCTATTTTCACTCCTTGCCTTTTGTATACCCTGCTTTTGCCGCCTACGCCGATCTTCATAGTCCTTTCGGCTGATAGCTGCCAGCATATCAAGCATCATAGAATTCATTGCTTCAAACATACGAGCGGTGAATTCATCCTGCACTTTCAAAAGCTGGTGGCTCGTTGGTAAATCCAATGACACGACCCTGATCCCCTTTGATTCGATAAGTGCCCTTAGAGTTTTCCAGTCCTCACCAGTAAGCCTACTGATACGGTCAATCTGTTCACAAAGAAGAATATCGCCACGTTCAGCGATCTCCAGGAGTAGGAACAATTGAGGCCGCTGTAGGTTTGCACCTGATTCATTCTCTTTGAAGTACTTTGATACTTTCAGGTCATGTGAATGAGCAAATGCCTCTAGCTCGTTTAATGCTCTGTCAGCATCCTGCTGTTTCGTTGATGCTCGAAGATATGCCCATACCCGCATGATATTCACCACTGGTCTGTTTTAAGTAGTTCATTATATATAGTCCGTTTTAAGTTGTAAAATCTACTTAATGAACCAACTTAGTGATGATCTGTGCTGGTATGCTTGAGGTATACCCAAATGAGAACGGATGGCTGACGTCGTTCATTACCCTTTACACTCTCTGAATCATTAGTTTGCTTGATAATCACCTTACTATTCAATGCTGATCGGATAGCAACAGATGTACCAAAGACAGGCTTAGGCTACCTCTAAGGGCATTTCTCCCCTTTTTAAAGTCAAAAATAAAAAAACACTGGATATAAAACCAGTTATTGATTATTGTATCCATGTTCACTTTTACAGCCTTTCTTGTTTTCAAAAATGGCTGTTACCTTTGCATTATCCCTATGTTTCTTTAGGACAATGTGAAATGTTATGGCTGAGTTACATGATGTTAAACCAAGAGAACAAGCGGGAAGAGACACTTTAGAACGATATAATGCTCAAATTAGAGCAGCAAGTATCGCATGCTTGTCCATATTGGAAGGCAAAGATGTTAAACGTGTCTTTTGCGAATTTCATGATGACTTTGTGATTGAAAAAGTCATTGCTAATGATATTCATTACACTTTTGTACAAGTCAAAACCAAAGAGAAGCTGCGAGAAATATGGAAACTTCGAGATGTTTTTGGAATTTTAAAAAGAAAAAGCAAAAAAAACCCGCAAACGGATGAAATGATCAGAGATAGTTTCGTTGGAAAATTATTACAACATACAATTAACTTTGAGGACTCCTGCAAGGAAGTAGTCTTCCTTACAAATACTCATATTGATGAAGATATTGAGGATATCGTTAATGATATCTTATCTGACTCCTTTTCTAATACGCATTGCAGACTTATTATTGATTCATTTAATAACTGTTTTATATCAATTCAAGATGGTAAAAAAAACCTTGATATTGATGCAATAAAACTCAATCTCAAGAAATTAAAATTTGAAACCGATGTTGAATATATTAAGAGTAAGCATGAAACATTCGAGATACTTGCAAAGGAAAAAATATTTAGATTCAGTGAAATAGAATTATCACATATAGAAGCGAAGGAAATATTATTTTCTCTGTTGTCTCTTGTAAATGCAAAATCTAGTGTAAAAATCAACAATTGCTCAAGGAAAAATCTTGAAGTATATTCTGGTATAGGTATTGATGATCTTTTAGAGGTACTTAGTATCTCGAAACGTGCTTATTATGAATTTTTAGATAATGGGGATGAACATGCCCTTAAATCAGCATCTGTAATTGAGAGGCTATTGAGAAAAGCAGGAGCTAGCGACGTAGAAATAGATTTTTTCACAAGATGTAAGATAAAATGGGATCAGTGGTTAAGAAATAACAGACATATAATATCTGAGTTCGATTACATCACAATTGACAGAGAGATCAACTCAACTCTAGATAAATTGACATTTATGCATGGAAATTTATTTTTAGCAAGTTTAAGAGACTTCATTAATGAATTACATGATTCATTACATGTAAATAATTTACTTCACTCTTTAGACAAAGAGGCTTTGACTGGAAGTCTTTTTGCTAGGTTAGTTGAGCGTTCAAAATGAATTACGATGAATTTTTCGAGATTGTATCTAACAAACAAATCAGAATCGATATCAAAGATATTGAAAAACAAGAGAGCGTAGGATTAAATAATGAAGCCCTATTCCAACTGCCATTAATAGCTCTCATAATACT
This Klebsiella sp. RHBSTW-00484 DNA region includes the following protein-coding sequences:
- a CDS encoding XRE family transcriptional regulator, whose translation is MADKKESIVQFSERLKSIVPSGSGREFAKRAGIGYSTVHNYLQAVSSPTLENLVLLAKAGNVSVEWLATGKEFRDVTIKAAHESYNERVCKIPFYETNEFLFIDAEIFAFSLTKTEYLTALRVDTDVMEPTFTVGSVLVIDQSQKHLKESKVFVMRKGSSYLYKRVQIVSDGYRLNSDNDRYNEIVVTEKSLSGFDILGAVVLVLNYS
- a CDS encoding helix-turn-helix domain-containing protein, with protein sequence MSIHKQSGCQKKVQNASTENWHRADILAAIKKKGGTLAQLSRENGLHERTLYNALERHWPKGEQIIAAYIDVAVHVIWPERY
- a CDS encoding recombinase family protein, which encodes MRVWAYLRASTKQQDADRALNELEAFAHSHDLKVSKYFKENESGANLQRPQLFLLLEIAERGDILLCEQIDRISRLTGEDWKTLRALIESKGIRVVSLDLPTSHQLLKVQDEFTARMFEAMNSMMLDMLAAISRKDYEDRRRRQKQGIQKARSENRYKGRPIDQELHRRIAELLSDGKSWNKVQDLIGCSRATVAKVSKKMAITAL
- a CDS encoding dsDNA nuclease domain-containing protein is translated as MAELHDVKPREQAGRDTLERYNAQIRAASIACLSILEGKDVKRVFCEFHDDFVIEKVIANDIHYTFVQVKTKEKLREIWKLRDVFGILKRKSKKNPQTDEMIRDSFVGKLLQHTINFEDSCKEVVFLTNTHIDEDIEDIVNDILSDSFSNTHCRLIIDSFNNCFISIQDGKKNLDIDAIKLNLKKLKFETDVEYIKSKHETFEILAKEKIFRFSEIELSHIEAKEILFSLLSLVNAKSSVKINNCSRKNLEVYSGIGIDDLLEVLSISKRAYYEFLDNGDEHALKSASVIERLLRKAGASDVEIDFFTRCKIKWDQWLRNNRHIISEFDYITIDREINSTLDKLTFMHGNLFLASLRDFINELHDSLHVNNLLHSLDKEALTGSLFARLVERSK